One window of Methanobacterium alkalithermotolerans genomic DNA carries:
- a CDS encoding DUF4013 domain-containing protein, producing MNIKEMFLDSSRYAASDWTKFISLGILFVLTDFLDRLSLEKSFLDWIWLVFLVWIILFFIQAGYIFRIIEFSVKGHDQLPHFNNLKNLFQHGVKDSVVFTIYLSFPLIFFLIFLIADSSNWTVEVFSNNELLFWVLTAGSLIFFILFQGAILNMAHHEGRFRSAFNFKEIYLRIKRVKIQKFVITCILTGIIIWLLEPFFLEDVAHSIDYPLGAIIDVIIAPYLAILTSRFLGIMDRY from the coding sequence ATGAATATCAAAGAAATGTTTTTAGACTCCAGCAGATATGCTGCTTCAGACTGGACTAAATTCATATCTTTAGGGATACTGTTTGTTCTAACTGATTTTTTAGATAGGCTATCTTTGGAAAAATCATTTTTAGATTGGATCTGGTTGGTATTTCTGGTGTGGATTATTTTATTTTTCATCCAGGCGGGATATATTTTTAGAATAATAGAGTTTTCAGTGAAGGGCCATGATCAATTACCCCATTTTAATAACCTTAAAAATTTATTCCAACATGGTGTAAAGGATTCAGTGGTATTTACCATTTATCTTTCTTTTCCACTAATCTTTTTTTTAATATTTTTAATAGCAGACTCCTCAAACTGGACAGTAGAAGTATTTTCTAATAATGAACTATTATTTTGGGTTTTAACTGCAGGATCCCTAATATTTTTCATATTATTTCAAGGAGCTATTCTTAATATGGCTCACCATGAAGGAAGATTCAGATCTGCTTTTAATTTTAAAGAGATTTACTTAAGAATAAAAAGAGTCAAAATTCAAAAATTCGTAATTACCTGCATTTTAACCGGGATAATTATCTGGCTTTTAGAACCTTTTTTCCTGGAAGATGTGGCACATTCCATTGATTATCCTTTAGGTGCTATTATAGACGTAATAATTGCCCCTTACCTGGCTATTTTAACCAGCCGGTTTTTAGGTATAATGGATCGCTATTAA
- a CDS encoding TldD/PmbA family protein has product MMEEMAQKALKEAQRYTDQAEIYLEKEQIMQIEFQKDNLDFAKEESNLGMGIRVIIDGKMGFSYTSNMDEIKNAVKRAVFNSKANQKDENFSLAYPSNYKKVKDIHDPDFDNMEIQEPLLFARTMIDTVKEENCQPTSGGFSSGKSQILIMNSNEVEGMESSTGFAGYVAVNAEKNGEKSTAYESESSRFFDIKPEEIAKNACKIAKDSVGGVEVKTRDMEVILDYHAASGLLGTFLNAINADNVLRGRSILADKLNHKIASSTLNIYDDGTLRGGMNSSSFDGEGTATAKTPLIEEGILQGFIYDLYNAHKGQSKSTGNGIRSSFNENPSVGPTNIIMDFKEDINISQLDDALMVSDVLGAHTANPISGDFSVEANNAFVIKNGEIIHPVKKSMLSGNIFDSLKKMNALESKIKQFGPFILPKILIQELRVVGD; this is encoded by the coding sequence ATGATGGAAGAGATGGCTCAAAAAGCTCTAAAAGAAGCTCAAAGATATACAGATCAAGCGGAGATATATCTGGAAAAAGAGCAGATAATGCAAATCGAATTTCAAAAAGACAACCTGGACTTTGCAAAAGAAGAATCTAATCTGGGTATGGGTATAAGGGTCATTATAGATGGAAAAATGGGCTTTTCTTATACTTCCAACATGGATGAGATAAAAAATGCAGTTAAAAGAGCAGTATTTAACTCTAAAGCCAACCAAAAGGATGAAAACTTCTCTTTAGCTTATCCTTCAAATTACAAAAAGGTAAAAGATATTCATGATCCTGATTTTGATAACATGGAAATCCAGGAACCTCTATTATTTGCTCGGACCATGATTGACACAGTAAAAGAAGAAAATTGCCAGCCGACTTCCGGAGGATTTTCTTCAGGCAAATCCCAGATTTTAATCATGAATAGTAATGAAGTGGAGGGCATGGAATCATCCACTGGATTTGCAGGATATGTGGCGGTAAATGCTGAAAAAAATGGTGAAAAATCAACAGCTTATGAATCTGAATCCTCGCGATTTTTCGATATAAAACCAGAAGAAATAGCTAAAAACGCTTGTAAGATTGCTAAAGATTCTGTTGGTGGTGTTGAAGTTAAAACCCGGGATATGGAAGTTATACTAGATTATCACGCAGCATCTGGTCTTTTAGGTACCTTCCTGAATGCAATAAATGCGGATAATGTTCTCCGGGGCAGATCAATATTAGCAGATAAATTGAACCATAAAATAGCTTCTTCCACATTAAATATTTATGATGACGGCACTCTTAGAGGTGGTATGAATTCTTCTTCCTTTGATGGAGAAGGTACCGCCACTGCAAAAACACCACTAATTGAAGAGGGAATACTCCAGGGATTTATTTACGACTTATATAATGCCCACAAGGGCCAATCAAAAAGTACCGGTAATGGTATACGGTCATCTTTTAATGAAAATCCTTCAGTAGGCCCCACTAACATCATAATGGATTTTAAAGAGGATATTAATATTTCTCAGTTAGATGATGCCCTAATGGTGAGTGATGTTCTGGGGGCCCATACTGCTAACCCTATTTCTGGTGATTTTTCAGTGGAAGCTAACAATGCATTTGTAATTAAGAATGGAGAGATTATCCATCCAGTTAAAAAATCAATGTTATCTGGAAATATTTTTGATTCTTTGAAAAAAATGAATGCCCTGGAATCTAAAATAAAACAATTCGGACCATTTATTTTACCAAAAATCTTAATCCAGGAACTGCGAGTGGTGGGTGACTAA
- a CDS encoding radical SAM protein, which yields MRKRFSTINPQVFDRAEKSCGVNRKSRFFDKSGYCNCQKPVIASEFLHIGEEAPLIPSHTIFFTGCTLHCVFCQNWNISQRINAGIHLSERKLASIIDARRKQGSINVNFVGGEPTPHLPFIIRTLSYCKENLPVIWNSNFFMSEESMWILQGFVDLYLSDFKFGNDECASRLCAADNYWNTITRNHLMANESGNLIIRHLILPGHVECCTKPILSWIAEHLGPDTVVNIMGQYHPDYYAHQYPEISRIPFSSEIEEAVRWAKKVGLKNLI from the coding sequence ATCAGAAAAAGGTTTTCGACAATTAACCCCCAAGTTTTTGACAGAGCCGAAAAAAGTTGCGGAGTTAATCGTAAAAGCAGGTTTTTTGATAAATCAGGCTACTGTAACTGTCAGAAACCAGTTATTGCCTCTGAGTTCTTACATATTGGTGAAGAAGCTCCTCTGATACCCAGCCATACTATATTTTTCACCGGATGTACTCTTCATTGCGTTTTCTGCCAGAACTGGAATATCAGTCAGAGAATCAATGCAGGTATTCACCTGAGTGAAAGAAAATTAGCCAGTATAATAGATGCCAGAAGAAAACAGGGATCAATCAATGTTAACTTTGTAGGAGGTGAACCCACACCCCACCTGCCTTTTATTATACGCACCCTGTCTTATTGCAAAGAAAATTTACCGGTTATATGGAATAGTAATTTTTTCATGAGTGAAGAATCAATGTGGATTTTGCAGGGGTTTGTGGATTTATATTTATCTGATTTTAAATTCGGCAATGATGAGTGCGCTTCTCGTTTATGTGCTGCAGATAATTATTGGAATACGATAACCAGAAATCATTTAATGGCTAATGAATCTGGAAATTTAATTATCCGGCACCTGATACTTCCCGGGCATGTGGAGTGCTGCACTAAACCTATATTAAGCTGGATTGCTGAGCATCTGGGCCCAGATACGGTCGTAAATATCATGGGACAGTACCATCCTGACTATTATGCTCATCAATACCCTGAAATATCTCGAATACCTTTCTCATCTGAGATAGAAGAAGCAGTTCGATGGGCTAAAAAGGTGGGGCTGAAAAATCTGATATAA
- a CDS encoding TIM barrel protein, which yields MTKKVKFGPAGNPLGYKGKTPQVCDFLADKGLDAYEYQATYGVRISQNPAQELKKNSIKNGVLLSMHAPYYVNLSSADPAVIERSIERLVQSARAAEWMGAYRIVFHPGFYTKYTPEEALKKCKESLETVLEKLDAEGIKNFTFAPETTGKKSQLGTLEEIIDICQSLDKFQPTIDFAHLYARSGGKIKSREDYHQILDILDNELDIDHLHCHFTRIEFGDSGEKKHHILSEKEYGPPVKPLLEVLKESGWNSTIICETPLIDQDALRLKNCFDNMK from the coding sequence ATGACTAAAAAAGTTAAATTTGGGCCAGCAGGAAACCCCCTTGGATATAAAGGCAAGACTCCTCAGGTATGTGATTTTTTAGCTGATAAAGGATTGGATGCTTATGAATACCAGGCCACTTATGGGGTGCGTATTTCTCAAAATCCGGCACAGGAACTTAAAAAAAATTCTATAAAAAACGGGGTGCTGCTTTCCATGCATGCTCCCTATTATGTTAATCTCTCCTCAGCTGATCCAGCAGTAATCGAAAGGTCCATTGAAAGACTAGTCCAGTCTGCCCGGGCAGCAGAATGGATGGGAGCTTATCGTATTGTTTTCCATCCAGGATTTTATACCAAATATACTCCTGAAGAAGCCCTTAAAAAATGTAAGGAATCTTTAGAAACAGTACTTGAAAAACTGGATGCAGAAGGAATAAAAAATTTCACTTTTGCCCCGGAAACCACTGGAAAAAAATCTCAGTTAGGTACCTTAGAAGAAATTATTGATATTTGTCAGTCCCTGGATAAATTCCAGCCTACTATTGATTTTGCACATTTATATGCCCGGAGTGGTGGGAAAATTAAATCTAGAGAGGACTATCATCAAATTTTAGATATACTGGACAATGAACTGGATATAGATCATCTGCACTGCCATTTTACCCGCATTGAATTTGGCGATTCAGGTGAAAAAAAACACCATATTCTCTCTGAAAAAGAATATGGACCTCCGGTAAAGCCATTACTTGAAGTTTTAAAAGAGAGTGGTTGGAATTCAACCATCATCTGTGAGACTCCTTTAATTGATCAGGATGCACTGCGACTTAAAAATTGTTTTGATAATATGAAATAA
- a CDS encoding GyrI-like domain-containing protein yields MDIDDKIVPEEKLALITKIGPPEMIGVLIEDIAYWAGANKVKITGPPFAIYYSNPQSVPPEEFKYDVGFPIEGEVSGTDKIMIVTIPEHRVVYAMHKGPYSTLSQVYDSMVEFVLANNYDVIGSPKEIYINNPEEVPASELLTEIQFPVIKM; encoded by the coding sequence TTGGATATAGATGATAAAATTGTTCCAGAAGAAAAATTAGCACTAATTACCAAGATAGGGCCTCCAGAAATGATAGGTGTATTGATTGAAGATATAGCATACTGGGCAGGAGCCAATAAAGTTAAAATAACCGGCCCTCCATTTGCTATTTATTACTCAAACCCACAGAGTGTTCCTCCAGAGGAATTTAAATATGATGTGGGTTTTCCTATAGAAGGAGAAGTTAGTGGAACTGACAAAATAATGATTGTAACCATACCTGAGCACCGGGTTGTTTATGCTATGCACAAAGGTCCTTATTCTACTTTAAGTCAGGTTTATGATAGTATGGTGGAATTTGTGCTGGCCAATAATTATGATGTTATTGGTTCTCCCAAGGAAATATACATAAATAACCCTGAAGAAGTACCGGCCAGTGAATTATTAACAGAAATTCAATTTCCAGTTATAAAGATGTGA
- a CDS encoding phosphorylating glyceraldehyde-3-phosphate dehydrogenase, whose translation MKKVAINGYGTIGKRVADAVSAQNDLKIIGVSKTKPDFEARMAVEKGYELYISIPEREKLFQEAGIEISGTVDEMLHDADIVVDCTPEGIGAQNLLKYKEIGIKAIFQGGEKHDNVGLSFNSFANYDDSWGKDHVRVVSCNTTGLCRTLKPIHDLCGIKKVRAVMVRRGGDPSQVNKGPINAVVPNPPTVPSHHGPDLKTVMYDVNINTVALLVPTTLMHQHNLMVELENQVEVDDIVETLDKTSRVMLVKAKEGLGSTAEIMEYAKELGRSRNDLFEIPVWQESLNIVDGELYYMQAVHQESDVVPENVDAIRAMLEIEDNAEKSIQKTNKAMGIL comes from the coding sequence ATGAAAAAGGTTGCAATAAATGGTTACGGAACTATTGGAAAGAGGGTGGCAGATGCAGTTTCTGCCCAGAATGACCTTAAAATAATCGGGGTTAGTAAAACAAAACCTGACTTTGAAGCTCGTATGGCGGTAGAAAAGGGCTATGAGTTGTACATCAGTATACCTGAGAGGGAAAAATTATTCCAGGAAGCAGGGATAGAAATTAGTGGTACTGTGGATGAAATGCTGCATGATGCAGACATTGTAGTGGATTGCACTCCTGAGGGTATTGGAGCCCAAAATTTACTAAAATACAAAGAAATAGGAATTAAGGCCATATTTCAGGGCGGAGAAAAGCACGACAATGTAGGTTTATCCTTTAATTCCTTTGCTAATTACGATGATTCCTGGGGGAAAGATCATGTGAGGGTGGTATCCTGCAATACTACTGGTCTTTGCAGGACATTAAAACCCATTCATGATTTATGTGGAATTAAAAAGGTGAGAGCCGTAATGGTAAGAAGAGGAGGCGATCCTTCACAGGTAAATAAGGGCCCCATCAATGCAGTGGTTCCTAACCCTCCTACTGTGCCCTCCCACCATGGACCGGATCTTAAAACAGTTATGTATGATGTTAATATCAATACGGTGGCCCTTCTGGTACCCACCACCCTCATGCACCAGCATAACTTAATGGTGGAACTGGAAAATCAAGTTGAAGTGGACGATATTGTAGAAACTCTGGATAAGACTTCCAGGGTAATGCTGGTAAAAGCCAAAGAAGGTCTAGGATCCACCGCAGAGATAATGGAATATGCTAAAGAATTAGGACGATCTCGAAATGACTTATTTGAAATACCCGTTTGGCAGGAGTCCCTGAATATTGTGGATGGAGAACTATATTATATGCAGGCTGTTCACCAGGAGTCTGATGTGGTACCTGAAAATGTGGATGCCATAAGGGCCATGCTGGAAATAGAAGACAATGCAGAAAAATCTATCCAAAAAACCAATAAAGCCATGGGAATTTTATAA
- a CDS encoding DUF1801 domain-containing protein — translation MIFPRKRLLLKSEKKIFDIDSDLDEEIKWNNLTYRKKRPLFGIVIHKNHINLEFWQGTLLKDPDNLIEGTGKKIRHYKIRNEDDINIHLEDFIKQAISLDSKP, via the coding sequence ATGATCTTCCCCAGAAAAAGATTGCTCTTAAAATCAGAAAAAAAAATATTTGATATTGATTCTGATCTGGACGAAGAAATTAAATGGAACAATCTCACCTACCGCAAAAAAAGACCTTTATTTGGTATTGTAATACATAAAAATCATATAAACCTGGAATTCTGGCAGGGAACACTTTTAAAAGACCCTGATAATCTTATTGAGGGGACCGGTAAAAAAATCAGGCACTATAAAATCAGGAATGAAGATGATATAAATATTCATCTGGAAGATTTTATTAAACAGGCTATTTCTTTAGATTCAAAGCCATGA
- a CDS encoding BaiN/RdsA family NAD(P)/FAD-dependent oxidoreductase — protein MEIYDLAIVGAGPAGCMAAIKASQLDKKVVLLDKNNLIGRKLLLTGNTRCNFTNTASLKVFLEKFGTNGAFYRDAFNKFSNWDLIEFFKEQGLDYKVEDSGRVFPITEKSKSVVDILKKVLKEYHVEIIYEYDLKNLNKKSEIFQLSSTKSKVINAHKVIMATGGSTYNVTGSTGDGFKFAKSLGHQITELKPGGVPLIVQEEWIFKLKGVTLENVGMSIEYPGKTKDLPRGNLLLTHFGISGPVILDMSHEIVEIMDKYGDLKLKIDFKPDMNQKSLESYLMKDFQKYRKKSLKNYLNYHLPQSTILPFLATINLDSQKKLNQITKKERLDLVKILKGLPLTIVGHLPLDKALVTCGGVSKKQIDPRTMESKLVKGLYFAGEIISGCGRRGGYNLQQAFSTGYVAGENASK, from the coding sequence ATGGAAATATATGATTTAGCCATAGTAGGAGCCGGGCCAGCCGGTTGCATGGCCGCCATAAAAGCTTCACAACTAGATAAGAAGGTAGTTTTGCTGGATAAGAATAATTTAATAGGTCGAAAGCTTCTTTTAACAGGCAATACAAGGTGTAACTTCACTAATACCGCCAGTCTGAAAGTTTTCCTGGAAAAATTCGGAACAAATGGTGCATTTTACCGGGATGCCTTCAATAAATTTTCTAATTGGGATCTGATAGAATTTTTCAAAGAACAAGGGCTGGATTATAAAGTGGAAGATTCAGGACGAGTATTCCCCATTACTGAAAAGTCTAAATCAGTTGTAGATATTTTAAAAAAAGTTTTAAAGGAATATCACGTGGAAATAATATATGAATATGATTTAAAAAATCTTAATAAAAAATCTGAAATTTTCCAGTTATCTTCCACGAAAAGTAAAGTAATTAACGCCCATAAAGTAATTATGGCAACAGGTGGATCAACTTATAATGTAACTGGATCAACTGGAGATGGTTTTAAGTTTGCAAAATCATTAGGACATCAAATAACTGAATTAAAGCCAGGTGGAGTTCCACTCATAGTTCAGGAAGAATGGATTTTCAAATTAAAGGGTGTTACCCTGGAAAATGTGGGGATGAGTATAGAATACCCGGGCAAAACTAAAGATTTGCCTCGTGGAAACCTTCTTTTGACACATTTTGGTATTTCCGGGCCAGTTATTCTTGATATGAGCCATGAAATTGTGGAAATTATGGACAAATATGGAGATTTAAAGCTCAAAATTGATTTTAAACCAGATATGAATCAAAAATCACTAGAATCCTATTTAATGAAAGATTTCCAGAAATACCGTAAAAAAAGTTTAAAAAATTATTTAAATTATCATCTACCCCAAAGCACTATTTTACCATTTCTAGCAACCATAAACCTTGATTCTCAAAAAAAGTTGAATCAAATAACTAAAAAAGAAAGATTGGATTTAGTTAAGATTTTAAAAGGTCTTCCTTTGACCATAGTTGGTCATCTTCCTTTGGATAAAGCACTGGTTACCTGTGGTGGGGTTTCAAAAAAGCAAATAGATCCCCGCACCATGGAATCAAAATTGGTTAAGGGCTTGTACTTTGCCGGGGAAATAATTTCCGGTTGTGGGCGTCGGGGAGGATACAACCTTCAACAGGCCTTTTCCACAGGTTATGTGGCGGGAGAGAACGCCTCAAAATAA
- a CDS encoding AAA family ATPase: MKFNNIVYDSHIIENKSSINSRDSLKESKVVVLQPVGYPFSCNLIDTPKIEVFDKQLFEIYAREQWEGFNAVEGSFLFDQKILPDFAFKVIKAHPDNSKITSSTSIILIDNQEINEIKNMETDIKMEDVIGQKQAKLKCKIIQKYLKDPEHFKGWAPRNVLFYGTPGTGKTMLAKSLSGELKVPLYLIKATSLIGDHVGDGSRQIHDLYDLASKTSPSVIFIDEIDAIALDRKFQSLRGDVSEVVNALLTEMDGIKDNLGVVTIGATNNPSLLDYAIRSRFEEEIEFKLPDENERREMIEKYIESMPLEVKVSRTKLAQSSKGMSGRDIKEKLLKTALHKAISEDKSTVDREDIEYALKNYQTEKNEPKNMFA; encoded by the coding sequence GTGAAATTTAACAATATAGTTTATGATTCACATATTATTGAAAATAAATCATCCATAAATTCCAGGGATTCCTTGAAAGAATCTAAAGTGGTTGTTTTACAACCCGTAGGGTACCCTTTCAGCTGTAATTTAATTGATACTCCCAAAATAGAAGTATTTGATAAACAACTTTTTGAAATTTATGCCCGGGAACAATGGGAGGGCTTTAATGCAGTGGAGGGTTCATTTTTATTTGATCAAAAAATATTGCCCGACTTTGCTTTTAAAGTAATAAAAGCCCATCCTGATAACTCTAAAATCACTTCCTCAACATCTATTATTTTGATTGATAATCAGGAAATCAATGAAATTAAAAATATGGAAACTGACATCAAAATGGAAGATGTGATTGGCCAAAAACAGGCTAAATTGAAATGTAAGATTATACAAAAGTACCTGAAGGACCCGGAACACTTCAAGGGATGGGCCCCCCGGAATGTGCTATTTTATGGTACTCCCGGTACAGGTAAAACCATGCTGGCTAAATCACTATCAGGGGAACTAAAAGTTCCTCTATACCTGATAAAGGCCACCAGTTTAATTGGAGATCATGTGGGGGATGGATCTCGACAAATACACGATTTATATGATCTGGCTTCAAAAACTTCACCCTCTGTGATATTTATTGATGAAATTGATGCTATTGCCCTTGATCGTAAATTCCAGTCTTTAAGAGGGGATGTATCCGAAGTTGTTAATGCCCTTCTAACTGAAATGGATGGAATTAAAGATAACCTGGGGGTGGTTACCATTGGAGCTACTAATAATCCTTCACTTCTAGACTATGCCATCCGGAGTAGATTCGAAGAGGAAATTGAATTTAAACTACCAGATGAGAATGAAAGAAGGGAAATGATTGAAAAATATATTGAATCCATGCCTCTGGAGGTAAAAGTATCCCGTACTAAATTAGCCCAATCATCCAAAGGAATGTCAGGAAGAGATATTAAAGAAAAATTACTTAAAACCGCTCTGCACAAGGCCATTTCTGAGGATAAATCTACAGTGGACAGGGAAGATATTGAATACGCCCTTAAAAATTATCAAACAGAAAAGAATGAGCCCAAGAACATGTTTGCCTAG
- the pscS gene encoding O-phospho-L-seryl-tRNA:Cys-tRNA synthase has protein sequence MECQNYGINRTLERENLNLNPLQRGGVLPAAAREALYEFGDGYSVCDYCAGRLDEIPKPNIRGFLDDLAQFINADTVRTVHGAREGKFAIMHALCEPGDTIVVDGNSHYTTHLSAERNKLNMIEVPSNSHPEYRITPEKYKEVLETALDEKGEIKLALLTHVDGNYGNLADAAKIGKICRDAGVPVVLNCAYSMGRLPIDAKAFNMDFVVGSGHKSMAASGPIGVLGLKEEWADLVLSRSSRHEKKELEMLGCTSRGAPLATLMASLPYVMERVSKWDEYLKISRYFAAKMEEIEGVNQLGIKPTLHDLVRFETPAFHKIAQNHPRRGFFLYEELKKRKIVGIKRGQTEWFKCSVYGMTQEQVDYLVNAFHEIAGIN, from the coding sequence ATGGAATGTCAAAATTATGGTATTAACCGGACTTTAGAAAGAGAAAATCTTAATCTTAACCCGTTACAACGTGGCGGAGTTTTACCGGCAGCTGCCCGTGAAGCCCTTTATGAATTTGGAGATGGCTACAGTGTGTGTGATTACTGTGCCGGAAGATTAGATGAAATCCCAAAACCAAATATTCGGGGATTTTTAGATGATCTGGCCCAATTTATTAATGCTGATACAGTCAGAACTGTTCATGGGGCCAGGGAAGGGAAATTTGCTATTATGCATGCACTTTGTGAACCAGGGGATACTATTGTGGTTGATGGAAATTCCCATTACACCACTCATCTATCAGCAGAGCGCAATAAGTTAAATATGATAGAAGTACCATCCAATTCACATCCGGAATATCGTATAACTCCAGAAAAATATAAAGAAGTTTTGGAGACAGCTTTAGATGAAAAAGGAGAAATTAAATTAGCTCTTTTAACCCATGTGGATGGTAATTATGGTAATCTTGCTGATGCTGCAAAAATTGGTAAAATATGCCGGGATGCCGGTGTTCCGGTGGTTTTAAATTGTGCCTATTCCATGGGCAGATTACCCATTGATGCTAAAGCATTTAATATGGATTTTGTGGTGGGAAGCGGACATAAAAGCATGGCAGCTTCGGGACCAATAGGAGTATTAGGCCTTAAAGAAGAATGGGCCGATCTGGTTCTTTCTCGGTCCTCACGTCATGAAAAAAAGGAACTGGAAATGTTAGGATGTACCAGTAGGGGTGCACCCCTGGCCACCCTGATGGCTTCTTTGCCTTATGTAATGGAAAGGGTAAGCAAATGGGATGAGTACCTGAAAATATCACGATATTTTGCAGCTAAAATGGAAGAAATTGAAGGAGTAAATCAACTTGGAATTAAACCCACCCTTCATGATTTGGTACGATTCGAAACTCCTGCCTTTCATAAAATTGCCCAGAATCATCCTCGCCGGGGATTTTTCCTTTATGAAGAATTGAAAAAACGTAAAATTGTGGGGATTAAAAGAGGACAAACAGAATGGTTTAAATGCAGTGTTTATGGTATGACTCAAGAGCAGGTGGACTATCTGGTTAATGCTTTCCATGAGATTGCAGGAATAAATTAA
- the hemA gene encoding glutamyl-tRNA reductase: MILNIRVDHKIADINTMENSTATLEDLIQDLSKKYEVQESISLNTCNRAEYYLVLNELKDVDMDWNGYESNFIIEKDEKALKHLLKLASGLESMIIGEDQILGQIKDAKKAGLKDGSCGTVLDCVFNKAIHVGQSVRHKTNINRGFVSIGSAAVELAESIHGDLKCKKVLVVGAGKMGTLVAKALVEKHLKAIVVSNRTYDRAVKLAKELGGYAIHFDRFMEAMSDADVIISATGAPHPILTYDKVKKAVPPHRRNSLVMVDIANPRDIEDRVMELGVKVFNIDDLRGIANKNKKLREKEALQAEKIVEEELDLLLNSLKHFKIEPVLRDIRKKMEIVRTKETQKALKKLGDLQGKEHVVDNLTRSVVDKILYDMILNLKKAAEEEDESLIETCKLLFSVE, translated from the coding sequence TTGATTCTGAATATAAGAGTTGATCACAAAATCGCTGATATTAATACTATGGAAAATTCTACTGCTACCTTAGAAGACCTTATTCAGGATTTAAGTAAAAAGTATGAAGTTCAGGAATCTATCTCCCTCAATACCTGCAACCGGGCGGAATATTACCTGGTACTTAATGAACTTAAAGATGTAGATATGGACTGGAATGGTTATGAAAGTAATTTTATAATAGAAAAAGACGAAAAAGCCCTTAAACATCTTTTAAAATTGGCTTCTGGTTTGGAATCAATGATTATTGGGGAAGATCAGATACTGGGCCAGATAAAAGATGCAAAAAAAGCAGGTTTGAAGGATGGAAGTTGTGGAACCGTCCTGGATTGCGTTTTCAACAAGGCCATCCATGTAGGTCAGTCTGTTCGACATAAAACAAATATAAATAGGGGTTTTGTTTCTATTGGATCTGCTGCTGTTGAGCTGGCAGAATCTATACACGGAGATTTAAAGTGTAAAAAGGTTCTGGTAGTTGGTGCCGGTAAAATGGGAACTCTCGTGGCTAAAGCGCTGGTTGAAAAACATTTAAAAGCCATAGTTGTTTCTAATAGGACTTATGATCGTGCTGTAAAATTAGCTAAAGAATTAGGTGGCTATGCCATTCATTTTGACCGTTTTATGGAAGCTATGTCCGATGCAGATGTGATTATTAGTGCCACCGGTGCCCCCCATCCCATATTGACTTATGATAAGGTAAAAAAAGCAGTTCCTCCTCATAGAAGAAACTCGCTGGTAATGGTGGATATAGCAAATCCCCGAGATATTGAAGATAGAGTAATGGAATTAGGAGTTAAGGTATTTAATATTGATGACTTACGAGGTATCGCTAATAAAAATAAAAAATTACGTGAAAAAGAAGCTCTCCAAGCAGAAAAAATTGTAGAAGAAGAGTTAGATCTTCTTTTAAATTCATTAAAGCATTTTAAAATTGAACCAGTCCTGCGGGATATTAGAAAGAAAATGGAAATAGTCAGAACTAAAGAAACCCAGAAAGCTTTGAAAAAGCTGGGAGACTTGCAGGGAAAAGAACATGTAGTGGATAATCTTACCAGATCAGTGGTGGATAAGATACTATATGATATGATCCTGAATCTTAAAAAAGCCGCAGAAGAAGAAGATGAATCTCTGATTGAAACTTGTAAACTTCTTTTTTCAGTCGAATAG